The segment aatcaatatggaagagcatttttttaactttttgtttatttattaataatattgctatttatttttatggaatGGATGTTCTCCAATCAAAACttgctttgaaaattttcttaacCAATGATATTTCAGCGTacatatatcctactaatattataaaagtttgtgagtatgtcagtatggatgcttgttactctttcacgcaaaaactaccgaACCAAtcacgatgaaatttagtatgtaggtagctgaagacccagaataacttataggctactttttatcccggagttcccgcggaatTTATacggtttccatgcggacgaagtcgcgggcggcctcttgtaatatatatatgacggcctctgtggcgcagcgttagtgcgcttgtctgtgtcaccggaggtcccgggttcgaatcccggccagggtatgatgagaaacgaactttctctgattggccagggtcttggatgtttatctatatatgtatttattataaaatatagtatcgttgagttagtatctcgtaacacaagtctcgaacttacatcgaggctaactcaatctgtgtaatttgtcccgtatatatctatatttatatttatattatttattatatctatatttatctatatctatctatatatgtatatgtgtgcAGGTGGGGTCGTTCCAACTGTTCGTGGAGGGCTACAAGGACGCGGACTACTGGCTGCGGCGGTTCGAGCAGGATCCGCCTCCGCCGCACGTCATGAGGAAGTGCGTATAACGATGTACAGTGCAAtatgatgccgtgtggttcccggcaccaagaataggaccactccacaaaagaataggaccactccatctctcttccgtggatgtcgtaaaaggagactaaggagtaggttataaacttgggatgcttcttttaggcgatgggctagcaacctgtcactatttcaatctcaattctatattaaagccaaatagccgaacgttgccattcagtctttttgtcaagactgttatctctgtctaccccgcaagggatatagacgtgaccatatgtatgtatgtaataatttgaatctcaattctatcttaaagccaaattgctgaacgttgccattcagtctttcaacaaagtttactgccacttccaaggcgtcagtgcagaagaagcggtaacaaactgcactgcagcattttctccaacaacgtcaacttcacaaatatcctAACTTAAAattgaatgtggacgagagaattcATTACAGATTTCATCATTCAGACGAGAGAATTCATTACAGATTCCAGCTCCAATTCGAGCGGCTGGTGGTCCTGGACTACATAATTCGCAACACAGACCGCGGGAACGACAATTGGCTGATAAAGTACGAGGGGCCTTCCGCCGGCCAGCAGGAGATCCGCATGAGGGACACTTcggtaatacatacatacatacatacgtacatacatacatattaatcacgtctatatcccttgcggggtgggacggagccaacagtcctgaagagactgataggcgacgCTCAGCCgcttggctttatgatagaattgagattcaaatagtgacaggtagctagcccgtcgcctaaaataagaatctcaatACATACAATGATACAATGTacttatcacttattgacgtcacatcacttaaatctaattataactactaccgctttgagaagcgcacgtgtagaagaagcggcggaacaaactacactgcagcatttttatcggacgtcaatttacaaatatagatctcttgaATCTAAATCATatacgaatgcacattgtctacattaaatacatgaatgaatgtagaactaattatttcaatacgaatatttcgtcaaatatgtatgtaaataaagataaaataaaatatgtacaaattatgtcaacgcCATGTTAAAAATGCATAAGCATTCAAGAGGCCATTTTgtcaagctcgggccacacatgtttatcatatatataatcctccgtgctgtaataataggctttcctacaaaacTCAtctttaatcgccttttaccacatccattggaaagagatggagtggtcctattatttcttgttttgtttttttgacgtgacaacttcttataattcgattgagccggctgcacgcacgaaaaaacatgactcatgcggcgttacctcgctctgaggcgttccaTGTAAGAAGTGCAAGCGAGAGTGCGGAACGAGCGACAAAGAGGCACAATCGGCCTTCGCGTTCGGCAGCGTACACCTCCttctctatatacatacaaatctattaaacaaatgaaattaaaattttgttttgaaaaatttcaatttcaccATTCCAttagtattttcttaagacgttgtcacgttcaattacatatacattcatacatataatcacgtctatatcccttgcggggtagacagagccaacagtcttgtaaagactgataggccacgttcagctatttggctttaagatagaattgagattcaaatagtgacaggttgctagcccatcgcctaaaaaagaatctcaagtatgtaagcctatcccttagtcgccttttacgacatccatgggaaagagatggagtggtcccattcttttttgtattggtgccgggaaccacacggcacgacacTTTTAATTATCGTCAATAAACCGACTTTAGAGGcaaccgattttttttttttaatttatttatctgtgcACTCACGCCAGGAGTGGAGCGGCGAGGTGGCGCTGGCGGCGATCGACAACGGGCTGGCGTTCCCGTTCAAGCACCCGGACTCGTGGCGCGCCTACCCCTACCACTGGGCCTGGCTGCCGCACGCCAAGCTGCCCTTCAGCCACGAGACCAAGTCGGTGGCTTAGGatttattgcatacatacatacatacatatgtgccgtgtggttcccggcaccaataaaaaaaaaagaataggaccactcccatctctttcccatggatgtcgtaaaaagcgactaagggataggcttataaacttgggattcctcgtgccgtgtgattcccggcaccattactaaaaaagaataggaccactcccatctctttcccatggatgtcgtaaaaggcgagggataggcttataaacttgggattcctcttttaggcgatgggctagcgacctgtcgctatttgaatttcaattctatcactaagccaaacagctgagcgtggccaattagtctttttaagacgtgatcatatgtatgtatgtatgtaaatatggtcacgtctatatcccttgcggggtagacagagataacagtcttgataaaagactgaatggccacgttcagctgtttggcttagtgacagaattgagattcaaatagtgataggttgctagcccatcgcctaaaaaagaatcccaagttggtaagcctatattatttatttattacttatactaatattataaagctgaagagtttgtttgtttgaacgcgccaatctcaggaactactggttcgaattgaaaaattaaccTTGAAATTTTCGATCTAACTAGTGTATTATTAGAAAAAGTCTGAGAGGAATAAGAAAATCCTATCTCTTTATAATTAGCTTAATTTGATatagagcatgatgagaaacgaactttttatttttattagatgatacttaggtattaattatcaaataatgtatcattgagttagtatctcgtaatacaagtttcgaactttcttcgaggctaactcaatctgtgtagttTGTCctgcatatatttatttatttttatgtaattcatTTTCAGGGAGCTGGTTCTTCCGTTGCTGTCAGACATGAATTTCGTTCAAGAATTGTGCGATGaactacatttattatttaaggtcAGTAGGAAtgtgtttacaattaaaacttattgataattattacttttcttGATAAAACTTGattgcatacatatggtcacgtctatatccaatgcggggtagacagagccaacagtcttgaagactcaatggccacgttcagctatttggctaaatgatagaattgagattcaaatagtgacaggtcgccagcctatcgcctaaaagaagaatctcaagtttataagcccatcccttagtcgccttttacgacatccatgggaaagagatggagtggtcctattcttattgtattggtgccgggaaccacacggctttgaAACGGCAAAACTTGATTGTAAgatgttattcttttttatttattatactaagACTCATGCAAAGGTAGTcatggttaaaaaaatatacagttgAACAATTCAAATTGCTaacatattatttctttaattgtatataaaaccatatgaaacctttattttaactaagtCACACTAACTCGAtatgtgtaatctgtcccgtatatagcCCAAGTTTCGAACATACttccgaggctaactcaatctctGTAatgatattatacatacatacataaatacataaaatcacgcctctttcccggaggggtaggcagagactacctctttccacttgccacgatctctgcatacttccttcgcttcatccacattcataactctcttcatgcaagctcggcggtttcgggtacttttgacctgaccctttaccaggacgtccttaatttgatcaagatacgttcgtctaggataatgatattatattatttctaatcTAATTTCCAGCAAGACAAAGGCTTCGACAAGGGTCTGTTCGAGCGACAGATGTCCGTGATGCGCGGCCAAGTGCTGAACCTGACGCAGGCGCTCAAGGACAACAAGAGTCCCGTGCAACTCGTCCAGATGCCCGCCGTCATTGTGGAGAGGTCAGggtctatacatacatacactacaCATCTTCACCGATCACgtcttacgaggtagacagtaCCTTGGATCCTActcgtacagctgaacgtggtctttcaatcTTTCCAAGGCTCAACAAGAGTCCCGTGCAGCTGGTGCAGATGCCCGCCGTCATTGTGGAGAGGTGAGggtctatacatacatacataccggtccgatgaaaatgctgcagtgtagtttgttccgccgcttcttctacacatgcgctttggaagcggcagtagttataattagatttaagtgatgtgacgtcaataagtgataccttgtatccaattttgaaaataaatctattctattctatacacATCGTCACCGAACACgtcttacgaggtagacagtaCCTTGGTTCCTActcgtacagctgaacgtggcctttcattctttccaaggctctgcctaccccgcaaggcgtgattatatatgtgtatgtatatctaggatGTTATGGTTTGATTTGACAGTATCtcgattttaatataaagcCAAACATTTAGGTAAATGAAGcctttgtggcgacatctctacgccacgagtcacaacagccaatcacgcgacgctatcagccaataacagtGAAGAGTCcgaatcgcgcaagcaaagatttcacggaaatcggatcataaataaaacctacgactcaacatcgtctgacgcgcggttccccaggcatcacacctagcctggcggaagttCTTCCCTTAGTCGTGGTCCTACACCTACATATCTTGATTCCATTGCTTCTGTAAcgaatatatacctacacgaTTATGTGTATTCATGTCGATTGAATacgtttttacatacatacatacatataatcaagtccatatcccttgcggggtagacagagccaacagtcttaaaaagactgattagAAGCCAAGTTtagctgtttcgcttaatgatagaattgatgattcaaatagtgacaggttgctagtctgtcgcctaaaagaagaatctaaagtttataagcctatcccttagtcgctttttacgacatccacgggaataagacggagtggtcctattctttcttttttaatggtgccggaaaccacacggcacttttttatTCTGTCAATATGTCATTTTTACAGGTCAAAGAGTGGATCGACGTCTTCTCGCTTCTTCGACTCGTTCCAACAGCGGTTCCAGCACAAGTCGCCGTTCTTCTCGTGGTGGTGATCACATGTTAGGTGACTATACGGTTTATGTCCCCCCCCCTCCccccacacacacacaaagaaatttaatttatgaccTTTTATCTTCTTAACCATTCTTGAAATTTTCCATACAGAGTACTGTATTTTCGAAAAAatatgccgtgcggttcccggcaccaataaaaaaagaagaggatcaggttgcaagcctgtcgcctaaaagaagaatcccaagtttataagcttatcccttagtcaccttttacggcagccatgggaaagagatggagtggtcctattctttttctatatatatatatatatacttttcttattttcaacAGATAATGATTTTATACGTTTCTTTCaggaaatatatgaaaatggTGATTGTTCCGTTACGGGCGCGTAATATTAGCtaacaaatgtatgtataattactgTATGTACGGCGTAGACTAGTATTACAAATTACTCGCATATGCTCGGACGACAAAGGTAACTTAGTCTGTGTAGAGAActtaagaatttaataaataaaattaaaactgtcaTAAATTCAAGTTTTGTAAAGTCCTACCTCAATAACTGGATTGAACTCGAAGTTTTATCTTACTTTCgattaaatcttaatttaatttgaaacgaACATtgattgcaaataaaatttgaaaaaaaaaatacaaactaatatgtatacttattatcttgacaataacaataatgaaCACAAATAATGTGGTATaggaaaaatcttaataataaacaagtcTCTGTGAAGTAGCATtttttgacagctgtcaaataAATGATATGTGCTTATTCTATCTGAATCCAAATGTTTTTGAtaagagtaaaaaatattttactgaattaacacacaaaaacacaaaattctTCTTTGTCGACGTTTTAAATTGTAGACATGTCGGTAAGTTTGAGTCTACACTGACTAAGTTATCTGTGCCCTTTAATTTCCTTTtagttaattacatttaaatttaattgcagACATAACAAAAGTAGAATTGAATGAAGTTTgcgttatatattttttttattttatttaaaaaattattgattgataATATAATTCGGACCAAATGTTTGATCAAGTCATCACTATAATTTGGTAGctagtaattttaacttgataaGGCATATATTTGAATAGTGTCGTCAATAGGCGTTTCAGAAATACGTGAAAACAATGTCTTcaggattaaaaaaataatggctGAATGTCTCACAATTTCTTTTGCGCAGAATTCACGTGCAGGTTATATGCTGTGAtcatctaaatatttttctatgtttttttttttcaaagtgaTAACCATCTAgtgatttttcatttatgaatatggaaattgtataaatataacataaaaccTTGAGTTTTgggaaaaaaatatctgacatttttaatttatttcaatgctaaactatatcttaattatttttacacaaactATTCTACTAATTAGGAAAATTTATCAACAAGCATGTTATCAACTTCTAAtccttttataattatctgAGAATTGCAGagtatcttatttatttaactaatttGTTGGTAATATTATTCCTTGTTAgcctattcaataaataaataataaattatctttactAGATTTTTTCAAAGTTCTGGTCTAGCCTTTGGGTCGCGGAGATCAGACTAGTCGCTCTATGTGACCTAGCCTTGGTTAATCATCTAGGTTAGGATCCCAGGCTCTGAAATAACATTGCGGGGAAACTTGTATGATAGaatatcattataataagGCCCAGTGAGGCTGAATGCACTTAAAATGCAGTTGTCAAAGCTGTCATGGATCACTATAGTAAATACCTATAGAAAGTACCTTCACTTAATTCTGAAATATTGAACAAATGTCcgattacaaaagaaaatgtgtaaaattcTGAAATAACTAATTCAGAAGATTTAAATCTGATTTATGATTTGTTTACAAGACTATTgtctttgttaaataaaattatacaaaaagttACAGAAAAACTTGTGATGTTCACTATTTCTTTATTCGACTTGTAAAGTTAACAGAATATAGTACAATTCTTCTAATTAACTGTCCGATTTTGTACAAGCATGGAGATACCAATagtcatataatttaaaatgtttgagTTTAACGAGCAATTAGTTCAATAGGTTATAGGCCACACCACGGTGTACGCCATCTTGTTTCGTTGCAACAAAATGGCCGACGCCTTGGTGTTGCCAGTCAGtggtataaataatatgttaatatgtataatcaatTGTGAGATGAATGTTATAAGTGTAAAGCGGTTTGTATGaaggtataattaaaaattaacacgTTTGTGACttttgtatattgttttatatttcttctttataaatagtaaagctgaacgtatttttttttcgcaatccagtatgtaaatatgttgtTACAAAGATTTCTAAACCAgttgtatatattttctacttatatattgtttccttttgttttttattccattattCTGTGATAGTGTATCGTTTTTAAGTTTGCAACTTCGTATTTGAATACTTTaacgatattttaataatagatcCCGTACCAACTatgagaaaaagaaattgatttattttcaaaataagataCAAGTACTACTTAATGACTTCAAACACAACAAACAagtaccgcttccaaagcgcaagtgtagaagaagcgacgAAACAATCTACACTACATCATTCAATAGATTAATTTTGTGTATGGAACACCAAAATGGTatcattgaagatattttaataaataaaaagtatagcCATACAGTGTTTATGACAATGTCAATATCAATTCGCTCTCTTTTTGTGGAGAAAtaactaattatatttttaaatgtgccAGGTCAGAATCACATTTGACCTCAGCCAATCGGGCctctttctttttgtaaaatattaaattttctcaATGTTTATCTCTAATATcacattcttttattttttccaaagaAAATCAACAAAATGATATCATTTAGAAGGTgtttaaagaaatttgaaaaaattatatcatggCTAGATGTGATTCCGCCCTTGCGAATAATCTTCATACAAACCGCATTCTGAGTGAAATCCATGTAAATAgtcttaacattttttgttcaatGGTTATTTcctgtttatatgtattatttaattttggagAGAAATATAATCACCATTGcattttatgtgtattttaattatatcgtTGATCAGTCCATGTCctttcatatgtatgtaatcacgtctatatcccttgcggaatagacagagccaacagtctcgaaaaaagtGAAAGGCTACacttagctgtatggcttaatgctaGGATtgagaataaattaattaatttatagccataaaaagcaaaatgaaATAGAAGATATTGTAAGGAATTCATTATGACAtgtataatttcattttgctGTAAACCTgaactttattttcagaaatgtttcttttaagATAATACATATCAAGATAGTTTACCATTTCAAAGGATTAAagagaatataaatatagctaatgttcttttttattccaGCATGTTTAGGAATCAAAAAATAAGATAGAAACACatgatttacattttatttaacattcgAAACAggctttaatatattattatacaaactaTGCGCAAAATAAGTACTGGCGTTAATACCGAAAATTGTTTAACATTTCTTATCGAAGATGCCTTGCGCATGCAAATATGAAAATCATtttatgtcttaaatttttttacattgacATATAacggattaaaattaataaataatttacatcatAAATATCACAATATATTACTCTACATATTATGTTGACTTTatgaaaaaacttttaatatacAAGAGAAATGATAACTTAACATGAATAAAAGATACACCAAAGGAATGTGAATACGACTAGAAATCTATTGTGAATAGCACCTAGAAATTTTCTGTATAAAGACGCGaatacacatatgtatatatactattATTGTTCTGCAAATCAGTGcaagaattattaatttctaataataaatgcttTGAATTGAACACAAACCAATCCATTCTACACATGGGATATACTCTAGCTATCTGAGAAAAAATGTAACCTATTTAAATTCTTGGTCAGTGGGGAGGATTacgatattttaatattggaaACTGCGTGGTTGCGCCCTATGTtagaacattttttatttactttctcacagcttaaataaattagctgattttcgaaaaaattaaattactctCGTATCGATTTTAACTCCGAATGGCTAGGAAAAAAGACCAGAGAAatgtgaatataaataaataatatgaacaaCATAAATCCTTCTTAtcctaaataatatttaaaataataacaattttgtgACGATAAAATAAGTTGATAAAGGAAAATACATTAAGCGTAGATTTCAATAAACCCAAGCCGAACCCTGAACTTTAATACTTCTATTAAAACTATCgtaacaatacaaataataattcgaAATGACAAGATCACACATTAAACTTTTACTGTAATTCTAACATCgtgaaaaaatacataagatTC is part of the Amyelois transitella isolate CPQ chromosome 20, ilAmyTran1.1, whole genome shotgun sequence genome and harbors:
- the LOC106134442 gene encoding phosphatidylinositol 4-kinase type 2-beta isoform X1; amino-acid sequence: MSTEETLLNLDFDKINSAIAPTDDGVVSLSSSSEEICLVPDVGFEGSVDSPGVNRESQPLLGGRGDFEESFNHFPDDPQFSELVWQAEVAIDSGIFPERIYQGSSGSYFVKNPAGKITGVFKPKDEEPYGRLNPKWTKWMHKLCCPCCFGRSCLIPNQGYLSEAGASLVDSKIGLKIVPKTRVVKLVSETFNYLRIDRERSRLKRAITEQFPNLRFNRMGLPPKVGSFQLFVEGYKDADYWLRRFEQDPPPPHVMRKFQLQFERLVVLDYIIRNTDRGNDNWLIKYEGPSAGQQEIRMRDTSEWSGEVALAAIDNGLAFPFKHPDSWRAYPYHWAWLPHAKLPFSHETKELVLPLLSDMNFVQELCDELHLLFKQDKGFDKGLFERQMSVMRGQVLNLTQALKDNKSPVQLVQMPAVIVERSKSGSTSSRFFDSFQQRFQHKSPFFSWW
- the LOC106134442 gene encoding phosphatidylinositol 4-kinase type 2-beta isoform X2, which produces MDQPFSCDDPQFSELVWQAEVAIDSGIFPERIYQGSSGSYFVKNPAGKITGVFKPKDEEPYGRLNPKWTKWMHKLCCPCCFGRSCLIPNQGYLSEAGASLVDSKIGLKIVPKTRVVKLVSETFNYLRIDRERSRLKRAITEQFPNLRFNRMGLPPKVGSFQLFVEGYKDADYWLRRFEQDPPPPHVMRKFQLQFERLVVLDYIIRNTDRGNDNWLIKYEGPSAGQQEIRMRDTSEWSGEVALAAIDNGLAFPFKHPDSWRAYPYHWAWLPHAKLPFSHETKELVLPLLSDMNFVQELCDELHLLFKQDKGFDKGLFERQMSVMRGQVLNLTQALKDNKSPVQLVQMPAVIVERSKSGSTSSRFFDSFQQRFQHKSPFFSWW